The Piliocolobus tephrosceles isolate RC106 unplaced genomic scaffold, ASM277652v3 unscaffolded_14486, whole genome shotgun sequence genome includes a window with the following:
- the LOC111532969 gene encoding sodium-dependent phosphate transport protein 2C gives MGVGVISLDRAYPLLLGSNIGTTTTALLAALASPADRMLSALQVALIHFFFNLAGILLWYLVPALRLPIPLARHFGAVTARYRWVAGVYLLLGFLLLPLAAFGLSLAGGTVLAAVGGPLVGLVLLIILVTVLQRHRPAWLPARLRSWAWLPLWLHSLEPWDRLVTRCCPCNVCSPPKATTKEAHCYENPEVLASQQL, from the exons ATGG GGGTCGGGGTGATCAGTCTGGACCGGGCGTACCCCCTCTTACTGGGCTCCAACATCGGCACCACCACCACGGCCCTACTGGCCGCCCTGGCCAGCCCCGCAGACAGGATGCTCAGCGCCCTGCAG GTCGCCCTCATCCACTTCTTCTTCAACCTGGCCGGCATCCTGCTGTGGTACCTGGTGCCTGCACTGCGGTTGCCCATCCCGCTGGCCAGGCACTTCGGGGCGGTGACTGCCCGTTACCGCTGGGTGGCTGGGGTCTACCTGCTGCTTGGATTCCTGCTGCTGCCCCTGGCGGCCTTCGGGCTCTCCCTGGCAGGGGGCACGGTGCTGGCCGCTGTCGGGGGTCCCCTGGTGGGGCTGGTGCTCCTCATCATCCTGGTCACTGTGCTACAGCGGCACCGGCCGGCCTGGTTGCCTGCCCGCCTGCGCTCCTGGGCCTGGCTGCCCCTCTGGCTTCACTCTCTGGAGCCCTGGGACCGCCTGGTGACCCGCTGCTGCCCCTGCAATGTCTGCAGCCCCCCGAAGGCCACCACCAAAGAGGCCCACTGCTACGAGAACCCTGaggtcttggcctcccagcaGTTGTGA